A window from Pseudomonas sp. Tri1 encodes these proteins:
- a CDS encoding transposase: MTILNSPTVIGIDVAKAEIVVYREDLKITQAIANNREALGRWLKTLPAQSSIALEATSFYHLDTAELAHGMGFHVYVVDPYRVAHYRESIGLRAKTDPCDARLLARYLTNEQARLRIWSPPPEAYKVLKNLLRKRAALIKARVSIVLSFSNEPCLKDILARQLEVFKESDQAIQKLMREASQAVGITENINRCKAIEGIGELTAIGLATAFMRGHFVSGDAFIAFLGMDLRPKDSGKKHSPRHLSKKGDGELRRLAHNAAMAACRSPAWKPYYEAFLARGLARTQALVILARKLCRVAFALMKNQSEYQPNSRLQGSPAT, encoded by the coding sequence ATGACAATCCTTAACTCACCAACGGTTATTGGTATCGATGTAGCGAAGGCCGAAATCGTCGTTTACCGCGAAGACCTGAAAATCACTCAAGCCATCGCCAACAATCGAGAAGCTCTTGGCCGGTGGCTCAAAACGCTACCAGCCCAAAGCTCGATTGCGCTGGAAGCCACCAGTTTTTATCACCTGGACACAGCTGAGCTGGCCCATGGAATGGGGTTTCATGTTTACGTTGTGGATCCTTATCGGGTGGCCCATTACCGTGAAAGTATTGGGCTGCGGGCTAAAACTGATCCTTGTGATGCGCGTTTGCTGGCTCGTTATCTAACGAACGAGCAAGCAAGGCTGCGTATCTGGAGCCCACCTCCAGAAGCCTACAAAGTGTTAAAAAACCTGCTTAGAAAACGTGCGGCACTCATCAAGGCCCGCGTCAGTATCGTGCTGAGTTTTTCGAACGAACCGTGCCTAAAGGACATCTTGGCCCGGCAGTTGGAGGTCTTCAAAGAGTCCGATCAGGCCATTCAGAAGCTAATGCGTGAGGCCAGCCAAGCGGTAGGGATCACTGAAAACATCAACCGCTGCAAAGCCATTGAAGGGATTGGTGAACTGACGGCCATTGGCTTGGCGACCGCATTCATGCGCGGTCACTTTGTCAGTGGCGATGCATTCATTGCTTTCTTGGGGATGGATTTGCGTCCAAAAGACTCAGGGAAGAAGCACAGTCCTCGTCACTTGAGCAAAAAAGGGGACGGGGAGCTACGACGCCTGGCGCACAACGCCGCGATGGCGGCCTGTCGGTCTCCTGCCTGGAAACCTTACTATGAGGCCTTCTTGGCACGAGGCCTGGCCAGAACTCAGGCCTTGGTTATCCTCGCCCGCAAGTTGTGTCGGGTAGCATTCGCCCTGATGAAAAATCAGAGCGAATACCAACCAAATTCACGGTTGCAGGGTTCCCCTGCAACATAG
- the pncA gene encoding bifunctional nicotinamidase/pyrazinamidase yields MPAPATRASTTALLVIDVQNDFIPGGQLAVPGGDEIVPLINQLGRSFKQVILAQDWHPTKHASFASSHPGKQPFDIVQLPYGEQKLWPDHCIQGSRGAEFHPMLELTHAQLIIRKGCNPDIDSYSAFMEADRQTTTGLAGYLKERGIDTVYLVGLALDFCVMFSALDARAAGFNAIVLLDACRGIDSEGSMDTAIRRMQTAGVELVQSTAITGRSFA; encoded by the coding sequence ATGCCTGCTCCAGCCACCCGGGCTTCGACCACTGCCCTATTGGTGATCGACGTACAGAACGACTTCATCCCCGGCGGCCAGTTGGCCGTGCCGGGGGGCGATGAGATCGTGCCGTTGATCAACCAACTGGGCCGTTCATTCAAACAGGTCATCCTCGCCCAGGACTGGCACCCGACCAAGCATGCGTCGTTTGCTTCCAGCCATCCAGGCAAGCAACCCTTCGACATCGTCCAATTGCCATACGGCGAGCAGAAACTCTGGCCCGACCACTGCATCCAGGGCAGCCGAGGCGCCGAATTCCACCCGATGCTGGAACTGACCCACGCCCAACTGATCATTCGCAAGGGCTGCAACCCGGACATCGACAGTTATTCGGCCTTCATGGAAGCCGACCGCCAGACCACGACCGGGTTGGCAGGTTACCTGAAGGAGCGCGGTATCGACACGGTATACCTGGTAGGCCTGGCCCTGGATTTTTGTGTCATGTTCTCGGCGCTGGATGCCCGGGCGGCGGGGTTCAATGCCATTGTGCTGCTCGACGCCTGCCGGGGCATCGATAGCGAAGGCTCGATGGACACCGCGATCCGCAGAATGCAGACCGCGGGGGTGGAGTTGGTTCAATCCACAGCGATAACCGGCCGGTCCTTTGCCTGA
- a CDS encoding DUF1345 domain-containing protein: MPFLARTHPRLSSATVLGLAVGLLVPVDSIISKILIGWNTGVWTYLVLMSWLTVRAKAPDVKRIAEIEDENAGLVLLVVCIAALASLATITFELAGSRDLQTAGKLLHYGFTAMTVIGSWLLIGVIFSVHYARLYYTWEGKEPALRFAEGLTTPNYWDFLYFSFTIGVAVQTSDVGVATRQLRKIVLAQSLIGFVFNTAILGFSINIAAGLFG; encoded by the coding sequence ATGCCTTTCCTCGCCCGCACCCACCCGCGTCTTTCCAGCGCCACGGTCCTTGGCCTGGCGGTGGGCCTGCTGGTTCCCGTGGACTCGATCATCAGCAAAATCCTGATCGGTTGGAACACCGGGGTCTGGACCTACCTGGTGCTGATGTCTTGGCTGACCGTGCGGGCCAAGGCGCCGGACGTCAAGCGTATCGCCGAGATCGAAGACGAAAACGCCGGGTTGGTCCTGCTGGTCGTCTGCATCGCGGCATTGGCCAGCCTGGCGACCATCACCTTCGAACTGGCGGGCAGCCGCGATCTGCAAACCGCTGGCAAGCTGCTGCACTACGGCTTCACGGCGATGACCGTGATCGGTTCCTGGTTACTGATCGGCGTGATCTTCAGCGTTCACTATGCGCGGTTGTATTACACCTGGGAGGGCAAGGAGCCAGCGCTGCGATTTGCCGAAGGGCTGACCACGCCCAACTATTGGGATTTCCTGTATTTCTCGTTCACCATCGGGGTCGCGGTGCAGACCTCGGACGTGGGCGTTGCCACGCGACAGTTACGCAAGATCGTGCTCGCGCAATCGTTGATCGGGTTTGTGTTCAATACGGCGATTCTGGGGTTTTCAATCAATATTGCGGCGGGGTTGTTCGGGTGA
- a CDS encoding ATP-binding protein → MWKLLIRLYLVTIVSYSAAIYLMPELVIRLFHERFVTYNLDHSRGLQTLMVKQFRAVPSAQWPALAAQMDKEFEPLRIELAAVEDKDFSPDEQARLKRGENVVRLGEWAWRTLTAAPLDEHTAVKMIVPPDPADVSWLYWSINVLIGATMLACLLLWLRPHWRDLERLRSTAERFGKGHLSERTHIASSSNIGSLAHVFDTMAGDIESLLNQQRDLLNAVSHELRTPLTRLDFGLALALSDDLPPASRERLQGLVAHIRELDELVLELLSYSRLQNPERLPERVEVPLDEFIDSILGSVDEDLAAPDVVIDVLLHGTLERFVLDPRLTARALQNLLRNAMRYCERRIQVGVLVSDHGCEIWVDDDGIGIPDSERERVFEPFYRLDRSRDRATGGFGLGLAISRRALEAQGGTLTVEASPLGGARFRLWLPTPS, encoded by the coding sequence ATGTGGAAGCTGCTGATTCGTCTCTACCTGGTCACCATCGTGTCCTACAGCGCGGCGATCTACCTGATGCCGGAACTGGTGATTCGCCTGTTCCATGAGCGCTTTGTGACTTACAACCTCGATCACTCCCGTGGCCTGCAAACCTTGATGGTCAAGCAGTTTCGCGCCGTGCCCAGCGCGCAGTGGCCGGCGCTGGCGGCGCAGATGGACAAGGAGTTCGAGCCGTTGCGCATCGAACTGGCCGCCGTCGAGGATAAGGATTTCAGCCCCGACGAACAGGCCCGTCTCAAACGCGGTGAGAACGTGGTGCGCCTGGGGGAATGGGCTTGGCGCACCCTGACGGCCGCGCCGCTGGATGAGCACACGGCGGTCAAGATGATCGTGCCTCCGGACCCGGCGGACGTCAGTTGGCTGTACTGGAGCATCAACGTCCTGATCGGCGCGACGATGCTCGCCTGCCTGCTGCTTTGGCTACGACCGCACTGGCGCGATCTGGAACGCCTCAGAAGCACCGCAGAGCGCTTCGGCAAGGGCCATTTGAGCGAACGCACGCACATCGCCTCCAGCTCGAATATCGGCAGCCTGGCCCATGTGTTCGATACGATGGCCGGCGACATCGAGAGCCTGCTCAACCAGCAGCGCGATCTGCTCAACGCGGTGTCCCACGAACTGCGCACACCATTGACCCGGCTCGACTTCGGCCTGGCCCTGGCCCTGTCCGATGATCTGCCGCCGGCCAGTCGCGAACGCCTGCAAGGGTTGGTGGCACACATCCGCGAATTGGATGAGTTGGTGCTGGAGTTGCTGTCCTACAGCCGTTTGCAGAACCCTGAGCGTCTACCCGAGCGGGTCGAAGTGCCTTTGGACGAATTCATCGACAGTATCCTGGGCAGCGTCGACGAGGACCTGGCGGCGCCGGACGTGGTGATCGATGTGCTGTTGCATGGCACGCTGGAGCGTTTCGTGCTGGACCCGCGTCTGACTGCACGGGCATTGCAGAACCTGCTGCGCAATGCCATGCGGTATTGCGAGAGGCGGATCCAGGTTGGGGTGCTGGTCAGTGATCACGGCTGCGAAATCTGGGTCGACGACGACGGCATCGGGATTCCCGACAGCGAACGCGAGCGCGTGTTCGAACCGTTCTACCGCCTGGACCGCAGTCGTGACCGCGCCACGGGCGGTTTTGGCCTGGGCCTGGCCATCAGCCGCCGCGCCCTGGAAGCCCAGGGCGGCACCCTGACGGTCGAAGCCTCGCCGCTGGGCGGGGCGCGCTTCAGGTTGTGGCTGCCAACACCGTCCTGA
- a CDS encoding response regulator transcription factor codes for MPNILLVEDDSALSELIASYLERNGYQVSVLSRGDHVRERARVDPPDLVILDLMLPGLDGLQVCRLLRADSATLPILMLTARDDSHDQVLGLEMGADDYVTKPCEPRVLLARVRTLLRRSSLSEPQTANDRILMGNLCIDLSERTVTWRGQPVELSSGEYNLLVVLARHSGEVLSRDQILQRLRGIEFNGTDRSVDVAISKLRRKFDDNAGEARKIKTVWGKGYLFSRSEWEC; via the coding sequence ATGCCCAACATCCTCCTGGTGGAAGACGATTCCGCACTCTCTGAACTGATCGCCAGTTACCTGGAACGCAACGGCTATCAGGTCAGTGTGCTCAGCCGTGGCGATCATGTGCGCGAGCGGGCCCGGGTCGATCCGCCGGACCTGGTGATCCTCGACTTGATGCTGCCGGGGCTGGACGGTTTGCAGGTCTGCCGTTTGCTGCGGGCCGATTCGGCGACCCTGCCGATCCTGATGCTCACCGCCCGGGACGACAGCCACGACCAGGTGCTGGGCCTGGAGATGGGCGCCGACGACTACGTCACCAAGCCTTGCGAGCCCCGGGTGCTGCTGGCACGGGTGCGCACCCTGTTGCGGCGCAGCAGCCTGAGCGAACCGCAGACGGCCAATGACCGCATCCTCATGGGCAACCTGTGCATCGACCTGTCCGAGCGCACCGTGACCTGGCGCGGGCAGCCGGTGGAGTTGTCCAGCGGCGAATACAACCTGCTGGTGGTGCTGGCCCGGCATTCCGGCGAAGTGCTGAGCCGCGACCAGATCCTGCAACGCCTGCGGGGCATCGAATTCAACGGCACCGACCGCTCGGTGGACGTGGCGATTTCCAAGCTGCGGCGCAAGTTCGACGATAACGCCGGCGAAGCGCGCAAGATCAAGACGGTGTGGGGCAAGGGCTATCTGTTCAGCCGTTCCGAGTGGGAATGCTGA